A stretch of the uncultured Desulfobacter sp. genome encodes the following:
- a CDS encoding diguanylate cyclase: MKILIAEDDPIFRAILENNLKKWGYQVVSTSDGGQAWDIISKPGCPNIVISDWMMPEMDGLQLCRNVRDQAGPRYIYFIILTAKGEQKDILKGLEAGADDFLTKPIDYVELKYRILIGERIIRLEEKVLELARNDSLTGTLNRRAFMEKLDEELERAARNKIPLSLLMTDIDHFKQVNDQYGHIAGDRVLKQFVSQMAQTVRPYDFIGRYGGEEFILCLPDCSIKEGRDIAERMRIKIETTPMHISTHRSPIHITSSFGISSFSSAGENNAETLIKKADEALYSAKNEGRNCVRMAQS, translated from the coding sequence ATGAAAATTTTAATTGCTGAAGATGATCCCATATTCAGAGCTATTCTTGAAAATAACCTTAAAAAATGGGGATACCAGGTTGTATCCACCTCGGATGGGGGGCAGGCCTGGGATATCATCAGCAAACCGGGCTGCCCAAACATAGTCATTTCCGACTGGATGATGCCTGAAATGGACGGGTTGCAGCTCTGCCGCAACGTGCGTGACCAAGCGGGACCAAGGTACATCTACTTTATTATTCTTACAGCCAAAGGGGAACAAAAGGATATTCTCAAGGGACTTGAAGCCGGCGCAGACGATTTTTTAACCAAGCCCATTGACTATGTTGAACTCAAATACCGTATTCTCATCGGCGAACGGATTATCAGACTTGAAGAAAAAGTGCTGGAACTTGCCCGAAATGATTCATTGACAGGCACCTTGAATCGCAGGGCCTTCATGGAAAAATTAGACGAGGAGCTTGAACGGGCAGCCCGTAACAAGATACCTTTATCTTTGCTCATGACCGACATAGACCATTTCAAGCAGGTAAATGACCAGTACGGCCACATTGCAGGAGACCGGGTGCTCAAGCAGTTTGTATCGCAGATGGCTCAGACCGTACGGCCCTATGATTTTATCGGCCGTTATGGCGGTGAGGAGTTTATTCTATGTTTGCCGGACTGTTCGATCAAGGAAGGCCGGGACATCGCAGAACGTATGAGAATCAAAATTGAAACAACACCGATGCACATATCAACACACAGGTCCCCCATCCATATTACCTCAAGCTTCGGTATTTCATCATTTTCATCTGCCGGTGAGAACAATGCTGAAACGCTCATTAAAAAGGCTGACGAGGCCTTGTATTCAGCAAAAAATGAAGGCAGGAACTGTGTGCGCATGGCCCAATCATAA